A single Ammospiza caudacuta isolate bAmmCau1 chromosome 6, bAmmCau1.pri, whole genome shotgun sequence DNA region contains:
- the RHOV gene encoding rho-related GTP-binding protein RhoV, with amino-acid sequence MPPQELLDYPPAVRRHSPSRGSGPELGIKCVLVGDGAVGKTSLVVSYTTNGYPDEYQPTALDTFSVQVLVDGAPVRIQLWDTAGQEDFDCLRSLCYPDTDVFLVCFSVVNPSSFQNITEKWIPEIRTHNPRAPVLLVGTQADLRDDVNVLISLDRYHVKPVPRPQAEGLADKIRAEAYLECSALTQKNLKEVFDMAIVSGVEHKARQEKKMTAKGIKTLSKCRWKKFFCFV; translated from the exons ATGCctccccaggagctcctggattACCCGCCCGCCGTACGGAGACACAGCCCGTCCCGGGGCAGCGGCCCGGAGCTCGGAATCAAGTGCGTGCTGGTGGGCGATGGCGCCGTGGGGAAGACCAGCCTGGTAGTCAGCTACACCACCAACGGGTACCCCGACGAGTACCAGCCCACCGCCCTCGACACCTTCTCCG TTCAGGTCCTCGTGGATGGAGCCCCCGTCCGAATTCAGCTGTGGGACACTGCTGGACAG GAGGACTTTGACTGTTTGCGCTCGCTTTGTTACCCTGACACTGACGTCTTCCTTGTCTGCTTCAGTGTGGTAAACCCAAGCTCCTTCCAGAACATTACAGAGAAATGGATCCCTGAGATACGAACTCACAACCCGCGGGCGCCAGTGCTGCTCGTGGGGACACAGGCAGACCTGCGGGACGATGTCAATGTCCTCATCAGCCTGGATCGCTACCACGTGAAGCCTGTGCCCCGGCCTCAGGCAGAAGGTCTAGCTGACAAAATCCGGGCTGAAGCCTACCTGGAATGCTCAGCACTGACCCAGAAGAACCTTAAAGAAGTTTTTGACATGGCCATTGTCAGTGGTGTTGAGCACAAGGCACGTCAGGAAAAGAAGATGACTGCCAAAGGCATCAAGACTCTCTCTAAGTGCCGCTGGAAGAAGTTCTTTTGCTTTGTCTGA